One Schlesneria paludicola DSM 18645 DNA segment encodes these proteins:
- the trxA gene encoding thioredoxin: protein MSASAYVINVTRETFEQEIIQKSMEVPVVVDFWAPWCNPCRQLAPILESLAEEMGGKFILAKVNTDEQPEIAQAFRVESLPTVFGMVQGQPVDQFTGLLSAEQIREWLARLLPSPAQQLAQEGMKLAETDPKAAELKYRQALELMPDEDGLKILLAGVILKQGRLDECATILEALEQRGFLEPEAERLKSELDVRRTAAESGGVEEARKVAEADPTNLIAQIHLAEAYAASQQHRKALEICLEIVQKDFGEARAEAKSTMVKIFDMLGPGSELTSEYRRKLATALY from the coding sequence ATGTCTGCATCAGCCTACGTCATCAATGTCACCCGTGAGACGTTCGAACAAGAAATCATTCAAAAGTCGATGGAAGTTCCCGTCGTCGTCGACTTCTGGGCTCCGTGGTGCAATCCCTGCCGCCAACTCGCCCCGATCCTGGAATCACTCGCCGAGGAAATGGGCGGCAAGTTCATCCTGGCCAAAGTCAACACTGACGAACAACCCGAAATCGCACAGGCATTCCGCGTGGAATCGCTGCCGACGGTCTTCGGAATGGTACAGGGCCAACCGGTCGATCAATTCACTGGCCTGCTGAGTGCTGAGCAGATTCGCGAATGGCTGGCGCGCCTGCTGCCCTCGCCCGCACAGCAACTGGCACAAGAGGGAATGAAGCTGGCCGAAACCGATCCGAAAGCAGCCGAACTGAAATATCGTCAGGCTCTGGAACTTATGCCCGACGAGGACGGACTGAAAATCCTGCTCGCAGGTGTCATTCTGAAACAAGGACGACTCGACGAATGCGCCACGATCCTTGAGGCACTCGAACAACGCGGCTTCCTCGAACCGGAAGCCGAACGGCTCAAGTCGGAACTCGACGTTCGCCGCACCGCAGCCGAAAGCGGTGGTGTCGAAGAAGCCCGCAAGGTGGCCGAGGCTGATCCGACAAATCTGATCGCTCAGATCCATCTCGCCGAAGCCTACGCCGCTTCGCAACAGCACCGGAAAGCACTCGAAATCTGCCTCGAGATCGTCCAGAAAGATTTTGGCGAGGCCCGCGCCGAAGCCAAGTCAACCATGGTCAAGATCTTCGACATGCTCGGACCCGGATCAGAACTCACCAGCGAGTACCGCCGAAAACTCGCCACCGCCCTGTACTAG
- a CDS encoding dihydroorotate dehydrogenase, which yields MPCLEVQLNRLRLKNPILVASGTFGYAREMTAYAEFSQLGALIPKTVTPLPRPGNPPPRTVETPSGLLNSIGLDNDGLDAFIAKHLTALLGLGTAVIANIAGKNTAEFVQMAQKLSEYPGLAGLELNISCPNVSGGVDYGTNPKMTAEVVAAVRAACDLPIIAKLTPNVTSVVEIARAASDAGADALSLVNTFQGLVVNWRKRQPVLGNGIGGLSGPAIKPLALRIVWQVAQAVKTPIIGVGGIQSIDDVMEFLICGASAVQIGTANFYNPTLATTLVTQLASILEEEGCESVTDLVGTIQPSTVARLAAQSCQTAKSSV from the coding sequence GTGCCTTGTTTGGAAGTTCAGCTCAATCGTCTGCGTTTGAAGAATCCGATCCTCGTCGCCTCGGGGACATTTGGATATGCCCGTGAGATGACGGCGTATGCCGAGTTTTCTCAGCTTGGGGCACTCATTCCCAAGACCGTCACTCCGCTGCCGCGTCCTGGTAACCCACCACCACGGACAGTGGAAACACCCTCGGGGCTGCTCAATTCCATCGGACTTGATAACGATGGTTTGGACGCATTCATCGCCAAGCATCTCACCGCGCTGCTGGGGTTGGGGACGGCGGTGATTGCCAACATTGCCGGGAAGAACACGGCCGAGTTCGTTCAGATGGCACAAAAGCTAAGCGAGTATCCGGGGCTTGCGGGGCTCGAGCTGAATATCTCGTGTCCGAATGTCAGTGGTGGCGTCGACTATGGGACGAATCCGAAAATGACGGCGGAAGTCGTTGCGGCCGTGCGCGCAGCGTGTGACCTGCCGATCATCGCGAAGCTGACTCCCAATGTGACCAGCGTTGTCGAGATCGCACGTGCGGCGAGCGATGCCGGGGCCGATGCGCTGTCGCTGGTCAACACGTTTCAGGGGCTGGTCGTCAATTGGCGCAAGCGTCAGCCGGTACTGGGGAACGGGATTGGTGGTCTGAGTGGCCCGGCGATTAAGCCGCTCGCGCTGCGGATCGTCTGGCAGGTGGCTCAAGCAGTGAAGACGCCAATCATCGGGGTTGGTGGAATTCAATCGATCGACGACGTGATGGAGTTCTTAATCTGCGGTGCATCGGCGGTCCAAATCGGCACCGCAAATTTTTACAATCCGACGTTGGCGACCACGCTGGTGACTCAATTGGCTTCGATTCTTGAGGAAGAAGGCTGCGAATCGGTGACGGATCTGGTGGGCACAATTCAGCCCTCAACGGTGGCACGTCTGGCCGCACAAAGTTGTCAGACTGCCAAGTCGTCTGTTTGA
- a CDS encoding DUF1553 domain-containing protein, with the protein MSFRYRCRGWWVNASWAIALFGFGVVADGNRFAQADEPLPERVEFNRDVRPILSDVCFHCHGPDAAQRKGDLRLDTHAGATADLGDGRRAIVPEHAEQSELVRRVESTDADLQMPPPDSGRTLSSRQQALLRRWVAQGAKWDLHWSFVRPVRAELPRVKRSEWARGPIDLFVAARLEQEGIPPSRMAERTTLLRRATLDLTGLPPSPDDMADFLRDESPDAWERQLDRLLASPRYGERMAVRWANAARYADTSGYQSDGERTMWRWRDWVIDAYNANMAFDQFTVQQLAGDLLPDPTLEQQIATGFNRNHRGNAEGGIIPEEYAVEYVVDRVETTATVWLGLTLMCARCHNHKYDPLPQSDFYQMFAFFNNVPEKGRAVKYGNSPPFLTSPTQSQQRDLAQIDRRLSAAQATWAALQSDVASTQEKWERQQVPDVPAAAAVRHGLILHFPLDGNSSTVVSLPSANGRPVGYLGQLRTSPVISPSLVLSSKDAGDPLFVSAGQGMALQVDDQHHAAVGDVANFGFFDPFSISAWIRPEGDRGGTVISRMTDAMHGDGWCVVLEQGKVQVHLTKRWLDDACRIETVDSIEPGRWRQISVTYDGSRETAGIQIFVDGLPWRSVTLLDELNQSFDNKGPLRIGGGNGPDGRFHGLIDEVRIFDRVLSADEAAILAVNKPLSAIAATPKGDRTAAQTAALRLFFVQQAADETIRTAWTEQLRLRDERSRFVDGLPTTMVMCEMPQPRDTHVLLRGEYDKPGERVGADVPASVMPLAHDAPRNRLGLARWLVNPAHPLTARVAVNRCWQMLFGIGLVKTVDDFGQQGEWPSHPELLDWLAIEFQGVPASSSQWDTKRLLRQVTSSATYQQSSRTSDELQQRDPENRWLARGPRFRLSAEMVRDQALAASGLLVEQLGGPSVRPYQPDGLWKDLAGIDYEQDHGASLYRRGLYTYWKRTVAPPSMVTFDAGGRETCIVKETRTNTPLQALNLMNDVTYVEAARVLGEAMMREADATPSQRIDRAFLRVLGRTVHPVELAVLSAGYADHLAHFRMHLSDAETLTKQGESVRAPHLDVAELAACTTVAGLILNLDETVTRE; encoded by the coding sequence GTGTCGTTCCGATATCGGTGTCGCGGATGGTGGGTGAATGCCTCGTGGGCAATTGCCCTGTTCGGGTTCGGTGTCGTCGCCGATGGAAACCGTTTCGCGCAGGCCGATGAACCGTTGCCCGAGCGAGTCGAATTCAATCGTGATGTTCGGCCGATTCTTTCGGATGTTTGCTTTCACTGTCATGGCCCCGATGCGGCACAGCGCAAGGGCGATCTGAGGCTCGATACGCACGCCGGGGCGACTGCGGATTTGGGTGACGGTCGGCGTGCCATCGTGCCCGAACATGCGGAGCAGAGCGAACTGGTTCGGCGGGTCGAATCGACCGACGCCGACCTGCAGATGCCACCGCCCGATTCGGGGCGAACACTTTCCTCGCGGCAGCAAGCACTTCTGCGACGATGGGTCGCTCAAGGTGCGAAGTGGGATTTGCATTGGTCCTTCGTCAGGCCCGTACGAGCAGAATTGCCGCGTGTGAAACGAAGTGAGTGGGCGCGCGGCCCGATTGATCTGTTCGTGGCCGCTCGATTGGAACAAGAGGGAATCCCGCCGTCCCGAATGGCAGAACGAACAACCTTGCTGCGTCGCGCGACGCTCGATCTGACCGGACTGCCTCCTTCGCCAGACGACATGGCCGATTTCCTGCGAGACGAATCGCCTGATGCCTGGGAGCGTCAGCTGGATCGTCTGCTGGCATCACCGCGCTACGGCGAACGGATGGCCGTGCGCTGGGCGAATGCGGCACGCTATGCAGACACCAGTGGCTACCAAAGTGACGGCGAACGCACGATGTGGCGATGGCGCGACTGGGTGATTGACGCCTACAACGCAAACATGGCGTTTGATCAGTTCACCGTCCAACAACTCGCGGGGGATTTGTTGCCCGATCCGACGCTCGAACAGCAGATTGCCACGGGCTTCAATCGAAATCATCGCGGGAACGCGGAAGGGGGGATTATCCCCGAAGAGTACGCGGTCGAGTATGTGGTCGATCGCGTTGAGACGACAGCCACGGTGTGGCTCGGTCTGACGTTGATGTGTGCGAGATGCCACAACCATAAGTATGATCCGTTGCCCCAGTCCGACTTCTATCAGATGTTCGCTTTCTTCAACAACGTCCCCGAGAAGGGGCGGGCTGTGAAGTATGGCAACTCGCCTCCGTTCCTGACTTCGCCGACCCAATCCCAGCAGCGCGACTTGGCCCAAATCGATCGTCGCTTGTCCGCCGCGCAGGCAACGTGGGCGGCGTTGCAATCGGACGTCGCATCGACGCAAGAGAAATGGGAGCGGCAGCAAGTCCCTGATGTGCCCGCGGCTGCGGCCGTGCGCCATGGATTGATTCTGCATTTTCCTCTGGATGGCAATAGTAGTACGGTGGTCTCGTTGCCATCGGCGAACGGGCGTCCCGTCGGCTATTTGGGTCAATTGAGAACGTCGCCCGTGATCTCTCCGAGTCTGGTACTGTCGAGCAAAGACGCCGGAGATCCGCTGTTTGTTTCCGCTGGGCAGGGCATGGCACTTCAGGTTGATGACCAGCATCACGCGGCAGTGGGTGACGTGGCGAATTTTGGATTCTTTGATCCCTTTTCAATTTCCGCCTGGATTCGCCCTGAAGGAGATCGAGGCGGAACCGTAATTTCCCGGATGACGGATGCGATGCACGGCGATGGCTGGTGCGTCGTGCTCGAACAGGGCAAGGTTCAGGTGCATTTGACGAAACGATGGCTGGACGACGCGTGCCGTATCGAGACCGTCGATTCGATCGAGCCGGGACGCTGGCGACAGATTTCCGTGACATACGATGGCAGCCGCGAAACGGCGGGAATTCAGATTTTCGTCGATGGGCTACCCTGGCGGTCCGTGACATTATTGGATGAACTGAATCAGTCGTTCGACAACAAGGGGCCGCTTCGCATCGGCGGCGGGAATGGGCCAGACGGAAGGTTCCATGGTCTGATCGACGAAGTGCGCATTTTCGATCGAGTGCTGTCCGCGGACGAGGCCGCGATTCTTGCCGTAAATAAGCCCCTGTCGGCAATTGCGGCGACGCCCAAAGGGGATCGCACGGCCGCTCAAACGGCGGCATTGCGACTGTTCTTTGTCCAGCAAGCGGCGGATGAAACAATCCGTACCGCGTGGACAGAGCAACTACGACTGCGGGACGAGCGATCACGGTTCGTTGACGGGTTGCCCACAACGATGGTCATGTGTGAAATGCCGCAACCGCGTGACACGCATGTGTTGCTGCGGGGTGAGTACGATAAGCCAGGTGAACGAGTCGGCGCGGATGTCCCGGCGAGTGTGATGCCGCTGGCACACGATGCGCCGCGGAACCGACTGGGGCTCGCCCGATGGCTGGTGAACCCCGCTCATCCTTTGACCGCGCGCGTGGCCGTGAACCGCTGCTGGCAGATGTTGTTTGGGATTGGTCTGGTCAAAACCGTGGATGATTTCGGACAACAGGGAGAATGGCCCAGTCACCCCGAACTGCTGGACTGGTTGGCGATCGAGTTTCAGGGTGTTCCAGCGTCGTCTTCTCAATGGGATACGAAACGGCTGTTACGGCAGGTGACGTCGAGCGCGACCTATCAGCAGTCGTCTCGAACATCTGACGAATTGCAGCAGCGCGATCCAGAGAATCGCTGGCTGGCACGAGGTCCGCGGTTCCGACTGTCGGCAGAAATGGTGCGCGATCAAGCGCTGGCGGCGAGCGGGTTGCTTGTTGAACAGCTTGGTGGTCCGTCGGTCAGGCCCTATCAGCCGGATGGTCTGTGGAAGGATCTGGCGGGGATCGACTATGAACAGGATCACGGGGCCAGCTTGTATCGGCGAGGACTTTATACCTATTGGAAACGGACGGTGGCACCGCCATCAATGGTGACGTTCGATGCGGGTGGACGCGAAACGTGTATTGTCAAAGAGACGCGAACCAACACGCCACTGCAGGCACTCAACTTAATGAACGACGTTACATATGTCGAAGCCGCGCGCGTTCTTGGCGAGGCGATGATGAGGGAGGCCGATGCCACGCCGTCACAGCGAATCGATCGTGCATTCCTGAGAGTGCTGGGGCGAACCGTGCATCCCGTGGAACTGGCGGTCTTGAGTGCCGGGTACGCCGATCATCTGGCTCACTTTCGAATGCATTTGAGCGATGCCGAGACGCTCACGAAACAAGGTGAATCGGTTCGAGCCCCGCATCTTGATGTCGCGGAGCTGGCCGCATGTACGACAGTCGCGGGGCTGATCTTGAATCTTGATGAAACGGTGACACGCGAGTAG
- a CDS encoding DUF1501 domain-containing protein, which translates to MAVHESLWSEGPLSSQSCVTSDSTPLTAIDDVTGLPLTRMGRRSFLDSSLGLGSVALASLTNRALFADPSGNVKTASELSHAGPHFAPKAKRVIYLFQSGAPSQMDLFDWKPGLAAMRGTELPESIRQGQRLTGMTSRQASFPVAPTKFQFAQRGQSGAWVSELLPHTAGIADKLAFVRSMHTEAINHDPAVTFFQTGNQLAGRPSMGSWISYGLGSDTEDLPAFVAMVSIGTGNPNDQPLYDRLWGSGFLPSKYQGTKFRSVGDPVLYLSNPEGMDVRTRRRVLDDLAKLNAQKLDEYHDPEIATRMTQYEMAFRMQTSVPELTDMASEPDHSFELYGEDARKPGTYAYNCLLARRLAERGVRFIQLFHRGWDQHGNLPKAIAGQCRDTDQASSALIRDLEQRGMLDETLVIWGGEFGRTTYCQGTLTAEDYGRDHHPRCFTVWLAGGGIKPGTTWGETDDFSYNIVRDPVHVHDLHATMLHCLGIDHTRLTYKFQGRYYRLTDVHGNVVKGILA; encoded by the coding sequence ATGGCAGTTCATGAAAGTCTCTGGTCAGAGGGCCCTTTAAGCAGTCAATCATGTGTCACGAGCGACTCAACTCCGCTGACCGCAATTGACGATGTCACAGGTCTGCCGCTGACTCGAATGGGTCGCCGTTCGTTTCTGGATTCATCGCTGGGGTTGGGTTCCGTGGCACTCGCCTCTTTGACCAATCGCGCACTGTTTGCCGACCCGAGCGGAAACGTGAAGACCGCATCCGAACTCTCACATGCGGGGCCTCACTTTGCTCCGAAGGCAAAGCGGGTGATCTACCTGTTTCAGTCGGGGGCCCCGTCGCAGATGGATTTGTTCGATTGGAAACCGGGGCTTGCGGCAATGCGCGGCACAGAATTGCCCGAGTCAATTCGTCAGGGCCAGCGGCTGACGGGGATGACGTCCCGACAGGCAAGCTTTCCCGTGGCGCCGACGAAGTTCCAATTCGCACAACGCGGTCAGTCGGGTGCCTGGGTGAGCGAACTGCTGCCTCACACGGCAGGCATCGCCGACAAATTGGCGTTCGTCCGTTCGATGCATACCGAGGCCATTAACCACGATCCGGCGGTGACGTTTTTTCAAACGGGCAACCAATTGGCGGGGCGGCCCAGCATGGGCAGTTGGATTTCGTATGGCCTGGGATCGGACACCGAAGACCTGCCCGCGTTCGTGGCGATGGTCTCGATCGGCACCGGCAATCCCAATGATCAACCGCTCTATGACCGGCTGTGGGGTTCTGGCTTCTTGCCTTCAAAGTACCAGGGAACGAAATTTCGTTCCGTCGGTGATCCTGTCTTGTACTTGTCCAACCCCGAAGGGATGGATGTTCGGACGCGGCGACGAGTGCTCGATGATCTGGCCAAATTGAATGCTCAGAAGTTGGACGAGTACCACGATCCGGAAATCGCCACACGAATGACGCAGTACGAGATGGCATTTCGCATGCAGACGTCGGTTCCGGAGCTGACTGACATGGCGAGCGAGCCGGATCATAGCTTTGAGCTCTATGGGGAAGATGCCCGCAAGCCTGGAACGTATGCGTACAATTGCCTGCTCGCCCGACGACTGGCAGAGCGTGGGGTGCGATTCATTCAACTGTTTCATCGTGGCTGGGATCAGCACGGCAATCTGCCAAAGGCGATCGCCGGCCAGTGCCGCGACACCGATCAAGCATCATCTGCGTTGATTCGAGATCTCGAACAGCGCGGCATGCTCGACGAGACTCTGGTGATCTGGGGCGGCGAATTTGGGCGGACGACCTATTGTCAGGGAACGCTCACAGCCGAGGATTACGGCCGCGACCATCATCCTCGCTGTTTCACCGTTTGGCTGGCGGGGGGAGGCATCAAGCCGGGCACGACGTGGGGCGAGACGGATGACTTCAGCTACAACATCGTCCGTGACCCGGTGCATGTACATGACCTTCACGCCACGATGTTGCACTGCCTGGGAATCGACCACACTCGGCTGACGTACAAGTTCCAGGGCCGATACTACCGCTTAACGGACGTGCATGGGAACGTCGTGAAGGGGATTTTGGCTTAG
- a CDS encoding HU family DNA-binding protein — protein MTKKEIVKEISEALGMTQLKTKEIVQKTFDAIVKTLVEDGRIELRNFGVFEVKKRAARKARNPRTGDKVFVPEKFVVTFKPGKEMEEKVRQLEMEAAAKAASQQHAQQQVEVQPAQPPQHETTEQIT, from the coding sequence GTGACCAAAAAAGAAATCGTCAAAGAGATTTCCGAAGCGCTTGGGATGACACAGCTCAAGACCAAAGAGATCGTTCAGAAGACGTTCGACGCCATCGTGAAAACGTTGGTTGAGGACGGTCGGATTGAACTACGCAATTTCGGGGTGTTTGAAGTTAAGAAGCGAGCGGCACGGAAAGCACGTAATCCACGTACGGGTGACAAAGTTTTTGTCCCCGAAAAATTCGTGGTGACGTTCAAGCCGGGCAAGGAAATGGAAGAGAAGGTTCGTCAGTTGGAAATGGAAGCGGCAGCCAAGGCGGCATCTCAGCAACATGCGCAACAGCAAGTTGAAGTTCAGCCCGCACAGCCACCGCAACATGAAACAACAGAGCAGATCACTTGA
- a CDS encoding PPC domain-containing protein: MMVSRCTRSLFLTASFCCVSSVFAQEPVVNGTVPGALPPGAATAIQLNGGNLAVAKKLWLSFPGDATLAEGIDKNGENPAQVTYKVNVPADTACGIHALRVVTDKGVSPLKLMLIDDLPSIASVGSNVQLASAQAISVPTAIDGAVAGLSWQFFKFPVQAGQRLSIEVLSRRIGSSLDPIIRVLDLHGRELAYNDDTPGLSGDSSIVYTFKDAGEYILELRDIKYGAGAFRLRIGDFPVATVAYPMAVQRGTTTNVTLAGFGVDGLVPTTLSVPATQTAEWMNVSLKRPNGFSGFSAVEIVSTPQFVEHEPNNTLEQANKVDLGHDINGRFEQPGDIDRFVFAAKKDQTATFTGITRQQGSPTDLNFRILNKEGGQLAVAEDVGTNEGAVTFKFPADGEYSLIVEDLNHRGGSEHAYRIEVTAAAPAFSLAASLDTFNIPAGGSVMATVTTIRTGHAGPIELSAVNLPAGVTASPSIIGAGRNDAVMTLHAPAEFPAGELYGISIVGTAPIGGANVVVPAEINGVLKARNNNMRWTPSALSKSIVASSAPAPGFAWRAEPNVIVFGKDLSAKVKLIATRAAGFEEAVAVAVTPAQNGLPAGVTVAVKNIDKGQNEAEIVISANNQAALGDFTAGLSGTLKQGDKTAVQGMALRLQLAAPMTIKLDPAAGKITKGGELIVKAVIERNPAFTAPVNVTFQNLPAGITAAAATIPADQSTVDVKLTATADVAAATVNNLTVKGDAAVGTAKFEATSPAVTLAVE, encoded by the coding sequence ATGATGGTCTCTCGCTGCACAAGATCCCTCTTTCTGACCGCCAGTTTCTGTTGCGTTTCATCAGTCTTTGCGCAAGAACCTGTCGTCAATGGAACAGTGCCAGGCGCACTGCCTCCTGGAGCGGCGACGGCGATTCAGTTGAACGGTGGGAATCTGGCCGTCGCGAAAAAGCTGTGGCTCAGTTTTCCCGGCGACGCAACGCTGGCCGAGGGGATCGACAAAAATGGCGAGAACCCCGCTCAGGTGACGTACAAGGTCAATGTTCCTGCCGACACCGCATGCGGGATTCACGCCCTGCGTGTCGTGACCGACAAGGGGGTTTCCCCCTTGAAGCTGATGTTGATCGACGATCTCCCTTCGATTGCCTCGGTCGGTTCGAATGTGCAGTTGGCATCGGCTCAAGCGATTTCGGTTCCAACAGCCATTGACGGGGCTGTTGCAGGGCTGAGCTGGCAGTTTTTCAAGTTTCCAGTCCAGGCCGGGCAGCGTTTGTCGATCGAAGTGCTGTCGCGACGGATTGGTTCGTCGCTCGATCCGATCATTCGGGTGCTCGACCTGCATGGCCGCGAGCTTGCGTATAACGACGACACTCCGGGGCTAAGTGGTGATTCGTCGATTGTCTACACGTTCAAAGATGCGGGCGAGTACATTCTCGAACTGCGCGACATCAAGTATGGTGCCGGTGCTTTTCGGTTGCGAATCGGTGACTTTCCGGTCGCGACCGTTGCCTATCCGATGGCGGTTCAACGCGGAACGACGACGAATGTGACGCTGGCGGGATTTGGCGTTGACGGGCTTGTCCCGACCACCTTGTCTGTTCCGGCGACGCAAACCGCAGAATGGATGAACGTCAGTTTGAAACGACCGAATGGATTCAGCGGATTCAGTGCGGTGGAAATCGTATCGACGCCGCAGTTTGTGGAGCACGAGCCGAACAACACGCTTGAACAGGCGAATAAGGTTGATCTGGGGCATGACATCAACGGTCGATTCGAGCAACCCGGTGACATCGATCGTTTTGTGTTTGCCGCCAAGAAAGATCAGACGGCGACCTTCACGGGGATCACGCGACAGCAAGGTTCACCGACGGACCTGAACTTCAGAATCTTGAACAAAGAGGGCGGGCAACTGGCCGTGGCCGAGGATGTCGGCACGAACGAAGGTGCGGTGACCTTCAAGTTTCCGGCGGATGGCGAGTACTCGCTGATCGTGGAGGATCTGAATCATCGTGGCGGCAGCGAACATGCCTATCGAATTGAAGTGACCGCGGCGGCTCCCGCCTTTTCGCTGGCGGCGTCGCTCGACACGTTCAACATTCCCGCGGGTGGGTCGGTGATGGCGACGGTGACGACGATTCGCACCGGGCACGCCGGTCCGATCGAACTGAGTGCCGTGAATCTGCCAGCCGGCGTGACGGCCAGTCCGTCGATCATCGGTGCCGGTCGCAATGACGCCGTCATGACGTTGCACGCACCCGCAGAATTCCCGGCCGGTGAACTGTACGGGATTTCGATTGTCGGAACCGCACCGATTGGTGGGGCGAATGTCGTGGTTCCGGCCGAGATTAATGGTGTCTTGAAGGCTCGCAACAACAACATGCGATGGACGCCATCGGCGCTCAGTAAATCGATTGTCGCGTCTTCGGCTCCGGCTCCTGGATTTGCCTGGCGTGCGGAACCCAATGTGATCGTGTTCGGAAAGGATCTGTCGGCCAAGGTGAAGCTGATCGCCACCCGCGCGGCGGGATTTGAAGAAGCGGTCGCAGTGGCTGTCACACCTGCCCAGAACGGCCTTCCTGCCGGAGTGACGGTCGCGGTTAAGAACATCGACAAAGGCCAGAACGAAGCCGAGATTGTGATCTCGGCGAACAACCAGGCGGCACTCGGCGACTTCACTGCCGGCTTGAGCGGGACCTTGAAACAAGGCGACAAAACGGCTGTACAAGGGATGGCGCTTCGCTTGCAACTCGCCGCCCCGATGACCATCAAGCTCGATCCTGCGGCTGGCAAGATCACCAAGGGTGGCGAATTGATCGTGAAGGCCGTCATCGAACGGAACCCCGCATTCACCGCGCCGGTGAACGTGACGTTCCAGAATCTTCCCGCAGGGATCACGGCTGCGGCAGCGACGATTCCCGCAGATCAGTCCACTGTGGATGTGAAGCTGACAGCCACCGCGGACGTGGCTGCGGCCACTGTGAACAATCTCACCGTAAAAGGTGATGCCGCGGTGGGAACTGCGAAATTCGAAGCCACATCGCCAGCGGTGACTTTAGCAGTCGAATAA